One window of the Solanum stenotomum isolate F172 chromosome 11, ASM1918654v1, whole genome shotgun sequence genome contains the following:
- the LOC125845656 gene encoding uncharacterized protein LOC125845656: MEFHLTVECAMGAHREEGSSDLLEILAEPERIVRYWRRQRRLTYHVPLVASKPETFEEKEDQEPPAVMAEMKVRDVAIPQTSNVTSSIQKPAPGGIFELKKNMGNPKWNGVGAKPVVQKTAGVLEIDAVTALSAQIASIQNMMTTHFSNMSLGKQQAQVNMVMCNEEDITRAMEIPTTRAGETTQTFPGVAIKTNIKDRTNTNHRVVDNSTISKAMEINKLPSKVNVVSIRSGRPLEELPPKEKVAEEKGTHVDEAEPSEQMGIPTYAKYVKDVVANKSRLAKYVTIALTEECSSRIQNRLPINLKVPGSFTIQIKIGRCVVERGLCDLGASINLMPTSMFLKLGLGRPKPTTTMLQLADRSVSRPDGVIQDILVQVGTLIFPVDFVILDFELDQEVQFILGCTFLATRGALIDVAAVDSQ; this comes from the exons ATGGAATTCCACTTAACAGTGGAGTGCGCGATGGGAGCGCATCGCGAAGAGGGTTCATCT GACTTATTAGAGATTTTAGCTGAACCAGAGAGAATTGTTCGCTACTGGAGAAGGCAAAGAAGACTCACTTATCATGTTCCTCTTGTGGCTAGTAAACCAgaaacttttgaagaaaaggagGATCAAGAACCACCGGCAGTGATGGCAGAAATGAAAGTGAGGGATGTGGCAATCCCACAAACCAGCAATGTTACCTCGAGTATTCAGAAACCTGCTCCTGGTGGGATATTTGAATTGAAGAAGAACATG GGTAACCCCAAGTGGAACGGCGTTGGAGCTAAACCGGTCGTGCAGAAGACTGCTGGAGTGTTGGAAATAGATGCAGTGACAGCTTTGTCAGCACAGATCGCATCAATACAGAATATGATGACTACTCATTTCAGCAACATGTCACTAGGTAAACAACAAGCCCAAGTTAATATG GTAATGTGCAATGAGGAGGACATCACCAGAGCTATGGAAATACCTACAACTCGAGCTGGCGAAACCACCCAAACTTTTCCTGGGGTGGCAATCAAAACCAACATCAAGGACAGAACCAACACAAACCATAGAGTAGTGGACAACAGTACCATTAGCAAAGCCATGGAAATCAACAAGCTGCCAAGCAAA GTAAATGTTGTGAGTATTCGGAGTGGTCGTCCATTGGAGGAGTTGCCGCCAAAGGAAAAAGTTGCTGAGGAAAAAGGAACACATGTAGATGAAGCAGAACCAAGTGAACAAATG GGAATTCCTACGTACGCCAAATATGTGAAAGATGTGGTAGCCAACAAGAGTAGATTGGCTAAGTATGTAACAATAGCACTCACAGAGGAGTGCAGTTCTAGGATCCAGAACAGGCTCCCAATTAATTTGAAAGTTCCAGGGAGTTTCactattcaaataaaaattggtAGATGTGTTGTGGAAAGAGGTTTGTGCGATTTGGGTGCAAGTATCAATTTAATGCCTACTTCCATGTTTCTCAAATTGGGACTAGGAAGACCCAAGCCCACAACCACTATGTTGCAATTAGCGGACCGTTCTGTGTCAAGGCCAGATGGCGTTATTCAAGATATCTTAGTTCAAGTGGGAACTCTGATTTTCCCCGTAGACTTTGTCATTTTGGATTTTGAGCTTGACCAAGAGGTCCAATTTATTTTGGGATGCACATTTCTAGCAACCAGAGGTGCATTAATTGATGTGGCGGCCGTAGACTCACAATGA
- the LOC125845657 gene encoding uncharacterized protein LOC125845657, whose amino-acid sequence MTSQYLGSLLTVKEWIVLGHKVSKRGLEVDRAKVEVIEKLPLPISVKGVRSFLGHVGFYRRFIKDFFKIAKPMCSLLEKEMKFVFDEQCMGLFPPGATTHQKKRLIYDARFYIWDEPYLFKQRPNKMMRRCVPESEMRQVMDSCHSSAYGVIMEVSALCIRGWGLFPDDMKCPCITSWMLKYLCLGIDFMGPFPLSNGNQYILVAVDYVSKWVEAVALPTNDAKVVLKFLKKHIFTRFGTPRAIISDGRTYFINQLVKNILAKYGVRHKVLTAYHPQTSGQVEVSNREVKQILQKTVNA is encoded by the exons atgacttctcagTATTTGGGGAGTCTCTTGACAG TGAAGGAATGGATTGTGTTGGGCCATAAGGTGTCTAAGAGAGGGCTGGAAGTTGATCGTGCCAAAGTGGAAGTAATTGAAAAGCTACCTCTCCCAATTTCTGTTAAAGGGGTGCGAAGTTTTTTGGGTCATGTTGGTTTCTACAGgagattcatcaaggatttctTTAAGATTGCAAAACCCATGTGCAGTCTCCTAGAGAAGGAgatgaaatttgtatttgaTGAACAATGCAT GGGATTGTTTCCACCAGGTGCAACCACACACCAAAAGAAGAGGCTTATTTATGATGCTCGGTTCTACATATGGGATGAACCTTATCTCTTCAAGCAAAGGCCGAACAAAATGATGAGGAGATGTGTGCCTGAGTCCGAGATGAGACAAGTGATGGATAGTTGCCACTCGTCTGCATATGGGGTCATCATGGAGGTGAGCGCACTGTGCATAAG AGGATGGGGTCTATTTCCAGACGACATGAAATGCCCTTGCATAACATCTTGGATGTTGAAATATTTGTGTCTGGGGATCGACTTCATGGGTCCATTCCCTCTATCGAATGGAAATCAGTACATACTTGTGGCTGTGGATTATGTGTCAAAATGGGTTGAGGCAGTGGCGTTGCCGACCAATGATGCTAAAGTGGTATTGAAGTTTCTAAAGAAGCACATCTTCACTCGGTTTGGAACTCCGAGAGCAATAATCAGTGATGGAAGGACATACTTCATAAATCAATTAGTGAAGAATATCttagctaaatatggagtcaGACACAAGGTACTTACAGCATACCACCCTCAAACTAGCGGCCAGGTAGAAGTGTCAAACAGGGAAGTGAAGCAGATTCTACAGAAAACAGTGAATGCCTAA